Proteins encoded within one genomic window of Ostrinia nubilalis chromosome 5, ilOstNubi1.1, whole genome shotgun sequence:
- the LOC135071631 gene encoding B-cell CLL/lymphoma 7 protein family member A produces the protein MSRSVRAETRNRVKDDIKRVMQAVEKVRHWEKKWVTIGETTMKIYKWVPISTNEQKKKHAAKRENKENTLTPKKVHDSSNSNFGMAEDSNTCFSTVSDSQGPTDFTSTHMNFSEDSNSQSSGTTTPAKRLKTD, from the exons ATGTCTCGTTCCGTCCGTGCCGAGACCAGAAACCGAGTAAAAGATGACATCAAAAGAGTCATGCAAGCTGTTGAAAAAGTTCGCCATTG GGAGAAGAAATGGGTCACAATAGGCGAAACCACTATGAAAATCTACAAATGGGTCCCCATATCAACTAATGAGCAAAAGAAAAAACACGCGGCCAAACGAGAAAATAAGGAAAATACTTTGACGCCAAAAAAGGTTCATGACTCTTCTAATTCAAACTTCGGTATGGCAGAGGACTCTAACACTt GTTTTTCTACAGTCAGCGACTCTCAGGGTCCAACAGATTTCACCTCGACCCATATGAATTTCTCTGAAGACTCAAATTCACAGAGCAGTGGTACAACAACTCCAGCAAAGCGGTTAAAAACTGATTGA
- the LOC135071635 gene encoding matrix metalloproteinase-25-like, with amino-acid sequence MGACRLCFIGLASLFAVFSYVSSRTIFLELNYPTKEEQSFLKKYGYLPEPQDKKDLDFAYSLHSISEAVRKMQAFAGLPQTGVLDPDTRKLFKKKRCGVKDIQNKSTRNRRYILQEGWGRKTISYRVLNGSSTLPKHRVESLMETALAIWAPHGGLHFTRLDSGNADIQVSFARENHGDGFPFDGPGHVVAHAFQPPHGAMHFDDDELWGENLDDDEEDVTDFFAVAVHEIGHALGLSHSDVKASVMYPYYQVPVEKLHLDDILGMQELYQKDELSEEVPESTESPVGYSSLVPRFTKADRPESEEENEIPDLCYTNYNTIQAIQGKIFVFEEEWMWVIRDRVIEDGYPRRFHEVFVGLPKHVTSIKAIYERQNGNIVVFFERKYWEFSRSFRLIKVGRLTDYSIPQYVPELTTVFLSNYNNKTYLIEYERFWRYDEATRTMDKGYPKEMSAWRKVPYPVDAALIWKGETFFFRGPRFWRFDNELVEAHRYYPMPTAPLWLPCAPAPGIEQYFSNEEP; translated from the exons ATGGGTGCTTGTAGGCTCTGCTTCATAGGCTTGGCCAGTCTCTTCGCGGTTTTCAGTTATGTTTCGAGCCGAACAATATTCCTGGAGCTGAACTACCCGACGAAAGAAGAG CAATCATTCCTTAAAAAGTATGGATACCTCCCAGAGCCTCAGGACAAAAAAGACTTGGACTTCGCATACTCGCTGCACTCCATCTCGGAGGCTGTGCGCAAGATGCAGGCGTTTGCTGGCCTGCCCCAGACTGGAGTACTCGACCCTGACACTAGGAAG CTTTTCAAGAAAAAGCGCTGTGGAGTAAAGGATATCCAAAATAAGTCGACAAGAAACCGAAGATACATTTTGCAAGAGGGATGGGGCCGAAAAACCATCTCTTACAG agTCCTAAACGGCTCCAGCACTCTGCCGAAACATAGGGTGGAATCTCTGATGGAGACGGCGTTGGCGATCTGGGCACCACACGGCGGGCTGCACTTCACCCGCCTGGACAGCGGCAATGCTGACATACAGGTCTCCTTCGCCAGGGAAAACCATGGAGACGG GTTTCCTTTTGACGGGCCAGGTCACGTGGTGGCTCACGCGTTCCAGCCTCCACACGGCGCCATGCACTTCGACGATGACGAGCTCTGGGGCGAGAACCTGGACGATGACGAAGAAGACGTCACAGACTTCTTTGCGGTCGCGGTCCATGAGATCGGCCACGCGTTAGGACTGTCGCACTCGGACGTGAAAGCGTCCGTCATGTACCCATACTACCAGGTGCCGGTGGAGAAGCTGCACCTGGACGATATCTTGGGCATGCAGGAACTGTATC AAAAAGACGAGTTATCCGAAGAAGTCCCAGAAAGTACAGAGAGCCCCGTGGGTTACTCGTCGCTCGTGCCACGGTTCACTAAGGCGGATAGGCCTGAAAGTGAGGAAGAGAACGAGATTCCAGACCTGTGCTACACAAACTACAACACCATTCAAGCCATACAGGGGAAGATATTTGTATTCGAAGAGGAG TGGATGTGGGTGATTCGCGACAGAGTGATCGAGGACGGGTACCCGAGAAGATTCCATGAAGTGTTCGTTGGGCTGCCAAAACACGTAACTTCTATTAAAGCTATCTACGAAAGACAAAACGGAAACATTGTCGTGTTTTTTG AAAGAAAATACTGGGAATTCAGCCGATCCTTCCGCCTCATAAAAGTGGGCCGACTGACAGACTACTCGATCCCACAATACGTACCGGAGCTCACCACTGTGTTCCTCTCCAACTACAACAACAAGACCTATCTGATCGAGTACGAGCGCTTCTGGAGATACGATGAAGCGACGCGCACGATGGACAAGGGATACCCGAAAGAGATGTCGGCGTGGAGGAAGGTGCCATATCCTGTGGATGCTGCTCTTATTTGGAAAGGAG AAACGTTCTTCTTCCGCGGGCCTCGCTTCTGGCGCTTCGACAACGAGCTGGTAGAGGCACACCGCTACTACCCGATGCCGACGGCGCCGCTGTGGCTGCCGTGCGCGCCCGCTCCCGGCATCGAGCAGTATTTTAGCAACGAGGAGCCTTAA
- the LOC135071632 gene encoding cilia- and flagella-associated protein 251-like, producing the protein MDQPNQTEKFHSLPNVRKSSAVELDIRRIFSLSLSQIKKHAEFAEYHHKPSPFNIRWIHGYNAKVGVINLNDRGSTTAFYAAGNCAVLFNWTTNQMRILQGHRHVISFIASDSQGKWLITADSGPENILIIWDSSDYFPQKTIFLPHKETRLSKVALSADAKYLLTLGYEEKASIFWWIWSIGLDEPHAKLEVDLPKDSIIAMEFNPHNSIQFLLMTKNDIWIGVSGKVFVMERGLIKETDDYELKIRKPEKKIHPDLGLLTCFTFVKDTSQVLVATSRGAVLIYGYTIEYQENVDDSNYENLKFVKVLKMEKDKINVIKSIDGFVITGNNSGEIHFYDDQMKLLYWIHGFQVDSVKGLSFNISPRSYKIFDPKCNKLCPCWEKVVMDEDPETGIVRQKLMKKKIPSDATTEGKPIVVRDFIVCTQNQGVGFVDYVVEKNHIILDNKPSHALSISVHPEKPFLCIGYADGILELFNFIQHKLFVRINLREHYKVVIPPKDDSIKCNYEVNMPELSVTCLKYSPSGLHLACGLNTGEIIFLDPTTIEILTQTPFKDTNHAIKEINYSCDSLTMAFSDTSRTVGVYKYDCDKFVWNFVGKHRAHYKNVTAVFFLPERNFDGEYKLLSLGADRIMVEYDVGQSSDEYLEVFSLDRMEQTAVPLTGINWPVPPGLDQVEYRPNLPTILIANDENKYKIINYSTTMTMATVLGPRYEHPVSRMQLISRKEEEEVLQYLVFATKNVIGMQKMPLDGNPWKHVGLLGHPLQVIGMCFREDTGTLFTIGSKDSCMYQWAANYRSVETTTKLGGGDLDPYYCLIENGRPGWLFQEIRDLFYYIQILCQGTFSPAVRRVKDYIPIDSLPDLMRALGFFPTEYEVENLIVEAKYKVYQRHPSTEIDFEEFVKLYLNHRPAFGDSFKRLRAAFQHFATFNNDVYVMHRDDFVDMLAGFGECFPHTLSWYLLSILSGHSFEDRAAMPESDFSFLPEEITFSDLVTNIIGITEVDNISEQFSTKDSYGSQQTASSVDSEEKSY; encoded by the exons ATGGATCAACCGAATCAGACGGAGAAGTTCCACTCGCTGCCCAACGTGCGCAAGTCGTCGGCCGTGGAGCTGGACATCAGGAGGATATTCAGCCTGTCGCTGTCGCAGATCAAGAAGCACGCGGAGTTCGCGGAATATCATCATAAGCCCTCCCCTTTT AACATCCGCTGGATCCACGGCTACAATGCCAAAGTGGGCGTCATCAACCTGAACGACAGAGGCAGCACTACTGCCTTTTATGCCGCCGGCAACTGCGCCGTGCTCTTCAACTGGACCACCAACCAAATGAGGATACTCCAGGGTCAC AGGCACGTGATATCATTCATTGCATCGGACAGCCAAGGCAAGTGGCTCATCACTGCTGACTCTGGCCCCGAAAATATCCTCATAATTTGGGATAGCAGCGACTACTTCCCGCAAAAAACCATATTCCTACCACATAAAGAAACCAGACTGTCAAAAGTGGCTTTAAGTGCAGATGCAAAATATCTTTTGACTTTGGGTTACGAAGAGAAAGCGTCAATATTTTGGTGGATTTGGTCTATCGGATTAGATGAGCCACACG CGAAACTAGAAGTGGACCTACCAAAAGATTCCATCATAGCGATGGAGTTTAATCCGCACAACTCTATACAATTTTTGCTCATGACGAAGAACGACATTTGGATAGGCGTTTCAGGG AAAGTATTTGTCATGGAACGAGGACTAATAAAAGAGACTGATGACTACGAACTCAAAATCCGCAAACCAGAAAAGAAAATACATCCTGATCTTGGGCTGCTGACCTGCTTCACCTTCGTCAAGGATACATCCCAGGTTCTGGTTGCTACGAGCAGGGGGGCAGTACTGATCTATGGGTACACTATAGAGTACCAGGAGAATGTGGACGACTCCAACTATGAGAACCTAAAATTCGTCAAAGTGTTGAAGATGGAGAAGGATAAGATTAACGTCATTAAGAGCATCGATGG TTTTGTCATAACTGGCAACAACTCTGGCGAGATCCACTTCTATGACGACCAGATGAAGCTGCTGTACTGGATACATGGCTTTCAGGTGGACAGCGTCAAAGGTCTCAGCTTCAACATATCGCCGAGGAGTTATAAGATATTCGATCCGAAGT GTAACAAGTTATGCCCTTGTTGGGAGAAAGTGGTAATGGACGAAGACCCAGAAACAGGTATTGTGCGCCAGAAGCTTATGAAGAAGAAGATACCATCTGATGCCACTACCGAAGGAAAACCAATTGTTGTGAGAGACTTCATTGTCT GCACGCAAAATCAAGGCGTAGGGTTTGTGGATTATGTTGTGGAGAAGAATCACATTATCTTGGATAACAAGCCTTCACACGCTCTATCAATATCGGTGCATCCAGAAAA GCCCTTCCTCTGTATTGGATACGCAGACGGCATTTTAGAGTTGTTCAACTTCATCCAGCACAAGCTTTTTGTGCGAATCAACCTACGGGAACACTACAAGGTGGTCATCCCGCCCAAGGATGACTCCATCAAATGTAACTATGAAGTCAACATGCCAGAACTTTCAGTCACTTGCTTGAAGTATTCGCCCTCAG GATTACACCTCGCATGCGGGCTCAACACCGGTGAAATCATATTCCTTGATCCTACCACCATAGAAATATTGACCCAAACTCCTTTCAAAGATACGAACCATGCGATCAAAGAGATCAACTACAGCTGCGATTCTTTAACGATGGCGTTTTCC GATACGAGTAGAACAGTCGGAGTCTACAAGTATGACTGCGACAAGTTTGTTTGGAACTTTGTTGGAAAGCACAGAGCGCATTACAAGAATGTGACCGCAGTGTTCTTTTTGCCGGAGAGAAATTTTGATGGGGAATATAAACTTCTATCTTTGGGCGCTGATCGCATCATG GTGGAATATGACGTAGGGCAGAGTTCTGATGAATACCTAGAAGTGTTTAGTTTGGACAGGATGGAGCAAACGGCTGTGCCTCTCACGGGAATTAATTGGCCAGTACCACCGGGTCTAGATCAAGTTGAATATCGCCCAAATCTGCCTACTATTCTCATAGCCAATGATGAG AATAAGTACAAAATCATCAACTATTCGAcgacgatgacgatggcgacGGTGTTAGGTCCACGATATGAGCACCCCGTGTCCCGCATGCAGCTTATCTCGCGAAAGGAGGAGGAGGAAGTGCTGCAATACCTTGTGTTTGCCACCAAGAATGTCATAGGCATGCAGAAGATGCCGCTCGATGGCAACCCGTGGAAACATGTCGGACTGCTTGGACATCCTTTGCAG GTTATCGGCATGTGTTTCCGCGAAGATACCGGCACACTCTTCACTATTGGATCCAAAGATAGTTGCATGTATCAATGGGCTGCCAATTA TAGATCGGTAGAAACAACAACCAAGCTAGGAGGAGGCGACTTAGACCCGTACTATTGTTTGATCGAGAACGGCAGACCCGGCTGGCTGTTCCAGGAGATTAGAGACCTGTTCTACTACATCCAGATCCTGTGCCAGGGCACCTTTTCACCAGCTGTGAGGCGGGTCAAGGACTACATTCCAATTGACTCGCTTCCCGATCTTATGAGGGCTTTGGGATTCTTCCCTACTGAGTATGAG GTTGAAAACCTTATCGTAGAAGCGAAGTACAAAGTGTACCAGAGGCACCCATCAACGGAGATCGACTTCGAGGAGTTTGTGAAGTTGTACCTGAACCACCGGCCGGCGTTTGGAGACAGCTTCAAGCGCCTGCGTGCAGCCTTCCAGCACTTCGCCACTTTCAACAATGATGTCTACGTGATGCATCGAGACGACTTCGTGGATATGCTCGCTGGATTTG GTGAATGTTTCCCTCATACTTTGTCCTGGTATTTGCTGTCAATCCTCTCTGGCCACAGCTTCGAAGATAGAGCAGCAATGCCAGAAAgtgatttttcttttttacccGAG gaaaTAACATTCAGTGATCTCGTGACAAACATAATAGGCATAACAGAAGTGGACAATATATCAGAACAGTTCTCTACCAAAGATTCCTATGGTTCACAGCAAACTGCATCATCAGTGGATTCAGAGGAAAAATCATACTAA
- the LOC135071630 gene encoding transmembrane GTPase Marf, producing the protein MAAYVNRSISMMAGDGPHNVATLNNGSVRVNMSNVDSPLQIFVRAKKKINDIFIEIDDYVKDAVTFMHAVSGEKGIATPQDVANVEAYVSKVQAIREVLKRDHMKVAFFGRTSNGKSTVINAMLHDKILPSGIGHTTNCFLQVEGSDTDDAFLRTEGSEEKQNVQSVSQLGHALCASRLQECSLVHVYWPRELCALLRDDVVLVDSPGVDVTPNLDEWIDQYCLDADVFVLVANAESTLMVTEKNFFHKVSTKISQPNIFILNNRWDASASEPEYLEQVRTQHANRCVDFLSRELRVCSPKEAEERIFFISAKEALLTRMREREKPVSSPILAEGHQVRYFEFVDFERKFEECISQSAVRTKFAQHSRRGKNIAADVQGALEQVYNSATDRKASMVEKQRVLHEQLSAIEEQLTTITRQMKDKINRMVESVEHKVSLTLSQEIRRLSALVDEYSTPFRSERAALEAYKRALHRHVEAGLGQRLKKRLSTDIGHEMDEAQKEMAERMYNILPMHKRAAAASYIIPHQQPFEVLYRLNCDNLCADFQEDLSFRFSYGITALIQRFQGKNTNKIALKNPPNYTQIPPSVSNPPLPTLEVARSNGPLGVGPLSAEEWGFISKFALGALTSQGTMGGLLLSGLLLKTVGWRIVAVTGVLYGALYAYERLTWTAAAQERVFKKQYVAHASKKLRLIVDLTSANCSHQVQQELSTMFARLCRLIDEATTEMDGELSEVKDAIKLLDAASTSAKKLRNKANYLSHELELFDDSFLKHN; encoded by the exons ATGGCTGCATATGTTAACCGCTCGATATCCATGATGGCTGGCGACGGGCCCCACAACGTTGCGACTCTCAACAACGGCTCCGTGCGCGTCAACATGTCCAATGTGGACTCTCCGCTCCAGATATTTGTGAGGGCTAAGAAGAAGATCAATGATATTTTCATAGAAATTGATGACTATGTTAAAGATGCAGTCACATTTATGCATG CAGTGTCAGGCGAGAAAGGCATCGCGACGCCGCAGGACGTCGCCAACGTGGAGGCCTACGTCAGCAAGGTGCAGGCCATCAGGGAGGTCCTCAAGCGAGATCACATGAAGGTCGCTTTCTTCGGCAG GACGAGTAACGGCAAGAGCACGGTGATAAACGCCATGCTGCACGACAAGATCCTGCCGAGCGGCATCGGGCACACCACCAACTGCTTCCTGCAGGTCGAGGGTTCCGACACCGACGACGCCTTCCTCAGGACCGAGGGCTCCGAGGAGAAGCAGAATGTACAG TCGGTGAGCCAACTAGGGCACGCGTTGTGCGCGTCACGACTGCAAGAATGCTCGCTGGTGCACGTGTACTGGCCGCGCGAGTTATGCGCGCTGCTGCGCGATGACGTCGTGCTGGTGGACTCGCCCGGCGTCGACGTCACGCCCAACCTCGACGAGTGGATCGACCAGTACTGCCTGGACGCGGACGTGTTTGTGCTGGTCGCTAACGCGGAGTCCACGCTCATGGTCACC GAAAAGAATTTCTTTCACAAAGTCTCGACAAAGATATCACAGCCGAATATATTTATACTGAACAATCGATGGGATGCCTCCGCGTCCGAACCAGAATACTTGGAACAG GTGCGCACGCAGCACGCAAATCGCTGCGTGGACTTCCTATCGCGCGAGCTACGCGTGTGCTCGCCCAAGGAGGCGGAGGAGCGCATCTTCTTCATCTCCGCCAAGGAGGCGCTGCTCACGCGCATGCGCGAGCGCGAGAAGCCCGTCTCCT CGCCAATCCTTGCCGAAGGGCACCAAGTCCGCTACTTCGAGTTCGTGGACTTCGAGCGCAAGTTCGAGGAGTGCATCAGCCAGTCCGCCGTGCGCACCAAGTTCGCGCAGCACTCGCGCCGCGGGAAGAACATCGCTGCTGACGTGCAGGGCGCGCTCGAGCAG GTGTACAACAGCGCGACGGACCGCAAGGCGTCGATGGTGGAGAAGCAGCGCGTGCTGCACGAACAGCTGTCGGCCATCGAGGAGCAACTCACCACCATCACGCGCCAGATGAAGGACAAGATCAACCGCATGGTCGAGAGCGTCGAGCACAAG GTGTCGCTGACGCTGAGCCAAGAGATCCGTCGCCTATCAGCGCTGGTAGACGAGTACTCGACGCCGTTCCGCAGCGAGCGCGCGGCGCTCGAGGCGTACAAGCGCGCGCTGCACCGCCACGTGGAGGCCGGGCTGGGCCAGCGCCTCAAGAAGCGCCTGTCCACCGACATCGGCCACGAGATGGACGAGGCGCAGAAGGAGATGGCTG AGCGCATGTACAACATCCTGCCGATGCACAAGCGCGCGGCCGCCGCGTCGTACATCATCCCGCACCAGCAGCCCTTCGAGGTGCTCTACCGCCTCAACTGCGACAACCTGTGCGCCGACTTCCAG GAGGACCTCAGTTTTCGCTTTTCGTACGGCATCACGGCGCTAATCCAGCGCTTCCAGGGTAAAAACACAAACAAGATTGCTCTCAAGAACCCACCAAACTACACACAG ATACCTCCTTCAGTGAGCAACCCGCCGCTGCCGACATTGGAAGTGGCCCGCAGCAACGGGCCGCTGGGCGTGGGCCCGCTCAGCGCGGAAGAGTGGGGCTTCATCTCAAAGTTCGCGCTCGGCGCTCTCACCTCGCAGGGAACCATGGGCGGTTTATTGCTCTCTGGCTTG CTCCTAAAAACCGTCGGCTGGCGCATCGTAGCAGTAACAGGCGTGCTGTACGGCGCGCTGTACGCTTACGAGCGGCTGACGTGGACGGCGGCGGCGCAGGAGCGCGTGTTCAAGAAGCAGTACGTGGCGCACGCCAGCAAGAAGCTGCGCCTCATCGTCGACCTCACCTCCGCCAACTGCAGCCACCAGGTGCAGCA